One genomic window of Terriglobia bacterium includes the following:
- a CDS encoding cysteine desulfurase has protein sequence MSTVVKTPRQVHAAGAYDVKKIRADFPILHQEVHGKPLVYLDNAATTQKPLAVIEAIEHYYRRDNANIHRGVHTLSERATEAYEKTRVAAQKLINAASSSEIIFLRGTTEAINLVAQTYGRKNVGKGDEVLITAMEHHSNIVPWQMLCEEKGAGLRVAPINDRGELILEEFEKLLGPKTKIVAVGHLSNALGTINPIQQIARMAHAYNAVVLVDGAQAAPRMAVDVQALDCDFYAISGHKLYGPTGIGFLYGKTKLLEAMPPYQGGGDMIASVTFDKTIYNRLPYKFEAGTPNIADTIGLGAAIEYLNQLGLENIEQHESELLGYATEQVQKIPGVSVIGTAREKAGVLSFVIENIHPHDIGTILDHEGIAVRTGHHCAQPVMQRFGIPATARASFGLYNTREEVDALVRGVRKVIEVMG, from the coding sequence ATGAGTACCGTAGTCAAAACGCCTCGTCAGGTCCACGCGGCCGGCGCCTATGACGTGAAAAAGATTCGCGCCGATTTTCCCATCCTCCACCAGGAAGTTCACGGCAAGCCGCTGGTGTATCTGGACAACGCCGCCACCACGCAGAAGCCGCTGGCGGTCATTGAGGCGATTGAGCATTACTATCGCCGCGACAACGCCAACATCCATCGCGGCGTGCACACGCTGTCAGAGCGCGCCACGGAAGCCTACGAGAAGACGCGAGTCGCGGCGCAAAAGCTGATCAACGCCGCCTCTTCCAGCGAAATCATCTTTCTTCGCGGGACCACGGAAGCCATCAACCTGGTGGCCCAGACCTACGGCCGCAAGAACGTCGGCAAGGGCGACGAAGTCCTCATCACCGCCATGGAGCACCACTCCAACATTGTTCCCTGGCAGATGCTGTGTGAAGAAAAAGGCGCCGGGCTGCGTGTGGCTCCCATCAATGACCGCGGCGAGCTGATTCTGGAAGAATTTGAAAAGCTGCTGGGACCAAAAACCAAGATCGTGGCCGTCGGGCATCTTTCCAACGCGCTCGGCACCATCAACCCCATCCAGCAGATTGCGCGCATGGCCCACGCCTACAACGCCGTGGTGCTGGTGGACGGAGCGCAGGCCGCGCCCCGCATGGCGGTTGACGTTCAGGCCTTGGATTGCGATTTCTACGCTATTTCCGGGCACAAGCTTTACGGGCCCACCGGCATCGGCTTTCTCTACGGGAAAACGAAATTGCTGGAGGCCATGCCGCCCTACCAGGGCGGCGGCGACATGATCGCCTCCGTTACTTTCGACAAGACGATTTACAACCGGCTTCCCTACAAATTTGAAGCCGGCACGCCGAACATCGCCGACACCATCGGACTGGGCGCGGCCATCGAATACCTAAACCAACTCGGCCTGGAAAACATTGAGCAGCATGAGTCCGAACTGCTGGGCTACGCCACCGAACAGGTCCAGAAGATTCCCGGCGTCAGCGTGATAGGCACGGCCCGGGAAAAAGCCGGCGTGCTTTCTTTCGTAATTGAAAACATTCACCCACATGACATCGGCACCATTCTGGACCATGAAGGCATCGCCGTACGCACCGGGCACCATTGCGCGCAGCCGGTGATGCAGCGCTTCGGGATTCCGGCCACGGCGCGCGCTTCCTTTGGGCTGTACAACACTCGCGAAGAAGTGGACGCGCTGGTCCGCGGCGTTCGCAAAGTGATTGAGGTGATGGGGTAA
- a CDS encoding SUF system NifU family Fe-S cluster assembly protein: MSELRELYQETILEHSRKPRNFGILETANHKAEGYNPLCGDHYTVFLDVKDGAIQNLSFEGSGCAISKASASMMTQSLKGKTTAEAEALFTKFHDLVTGQGDAAEEMGKLAVFGGVSEFPLRVKCATLAWHTLRAALRGEQQAVSTE; this comes from the coding sequence ATGTCTGAACTGCGCGAGCTGTATCAGGAAACAATTCTGGAACACAGCCGCAAGCCCAGGAACTTCGGGATTCTGGAGACGGCCAACCACAAGGCGGAAGGCTACAATCCCTTGTGCGGCGACCATTACACCGTTTTCCTGGACGTGAAAGACGGCGCTATCCAGAACCTGAGTTTTGAAGGATCAGGCTGCGCCATCTCCAAGGCTTCAGCGTCCATGATGACGCAGAGCCTGAAGGGCAAGACCACCGCGGAGGCCGAGGCCCTGTTTACCAAGTTCCATGATCTGGTCACCGGGCAGGGTGATGCGGCGGAAGAGATGGGCAAGCTGGCGGTGTTCGGCGGCGTGTCAGAGTTTCCGTTGCGCGTGAAGTGCGCGACGCTGGCCTGGCACACACTGCGGGCGGCCCTGCGGGGAGAGCAACAAGCTGTCTCCACCGAGTAA
- the sufT gene encoding putative Fe-S cluster assembly protein SufT, with the protein MKPGENLVLTRDCAATQIPSGIPYPVPSGTRVRLSQALGGSYTVMTEQGYLLRIDSKDADALGITEETTAGATAAAPSEFSEKLVWDQLKTVYDPEIPVNVVDLGLIYECQVAPVEGGNNIDIKMTMTAPGCGMADVLKSDIERKLASLPAVKAVNVQVVLDPPWHPGRMSEGARLQLGLDLDSSPFPLYSRP; encoded by the coding sequence TTGAAGCCGGGCGAAAATCTGGTGCTCACTCGCGATTGCGCGGCCACGCAAATCCCCAGCGGGATTCCGTACCCCGTGCCCTCCGGCACGCGCGTACGGCTGTCGCAGGCCTTGGGCGGCAGTTACACCGTAATGACCGAACAGGGCTACCTTCTACGTATTGACTCCAAGGATGCCGACGCGCTGGGAATCACCGAGGAAACCACCGCCGGAGCCACCGCCGCCGCCCCCTCCGAATTCAGCGAGAAGTTGGTCTGGGACCAGTTGAAAACCGTGTATGACCCCGAGATCCCCGTGAACGTGGTGGACCTTGGGCTGATTTACGAGTGCCAGGTCGCCCCGGTGGAAGGCGGCAACAATATTGACATCAAAATGACCATGACCGCTCCCGGTTGCGGCATGGCGGATGTGCTGAAGTCGGACATCGAGAGGAAACTGGCTTCCTTGCCCGCGGTCAAGGCCGTCAACGTTCAGGTGGTACTCGATCCACCCTGGCATCCCGGAAGGATGTCTGAAGGCGCTCGCCTTCAGTTGGGCTTGGACTTGGATAGTTCTCCATTCCCGCTCTACAGCAGACCTTGA
- a CDS encoding sigma-70 family RNA polymerase sigma factor, translating to MKSTETYATPPDVELAGAEPALLLDSIDSVENVDTNLELENDSLENDDCTARCARCLQPIESEDGRLVQGCLNGDQQAWGRLIDKYKRLIFSIPFKYGATAEDAADVFQAVCIEVFNSLPQLKNPDSLRSWLITVAVRQSYRWKQKQSNHVELDAMEPELAEEIATAPETMMQIQQEQIVRDVVDQLPPRCAELVKMLFFEQPPLPYAEVARRLGLATGSIGFVRGRCLVRLRKILLEAGFNGFRPSALARDRRPGYSVPAAGKHAEF from the coding sequence ATGAAATCCACAGAGACGTACGCCACTCCTCCAGACGTGGAATTGGCGGGAGCCGAACCGGCCCTGCTGCTGGACAGTATTGATAGTGTTGAGAACGTTGACACTAACTTAGAATTAGAAAATGACAGCTTGGAGAATGATGATTGCACGGCGCGGTGCGCTCGTTGCCTGCAACCCATTGAAAGTGAAGATGGGCGTTTGGTGCAGGGCTGCTTGAACGGCGACCAGCAGGCCTGGGGCCGGCTGATTGACAAGTACAAGCGCCTGATCTTTTCCATTCCCTTCAAGTACGGGGCCACCGCGGAAGACGCGGCCGACGTGTTCCAGGCCGTCTGCATTGAAGTGTTCAACAGTTTGCCCCAGCTGAAGAACCCTGACTCCCTGCGCTCCTGGCTGATTACCGTAGCGGTGCGTCAGTCGTACCGCTGGAAGCAGAAGCAATCCAACCACGTGGAACTGGATGCCATGGAGCCGGAGTTGGCGGAAGAGATCGCCACGGCGCCGGAAACTATGATGCAGATCCAGCAAGAGCAGATTGTCCGCGACGTCGTGGACCAGCTGCCGCCGCGCTGCGCGGAACTGGTCAAGATGCTGTTCTTTGAACAGCCGCCGCTGCCTTACGCGGAGGTTGCGCGCCGCCTGGGCCTGGCTACCGGCTCCATCGGATTTGTCCGTGGCCGCTGCCTGGTGCGCCTGCGCAAGATCCTGCTGGAAGCCGGGTTCAATGGATTTCGTCCTAGCGCGCTGGCTCGCGATCGCAGGCCCGGGTATTCGGTCCCGGCGGCGGGAAAGCACGCAGAATTCTAG
- a CDS encoding response regulator, with protein MMMTKKLRVLIAEQESVSGSLLKSSLAYWGCDVVSASDGQQACLALQTGPFDLCILDWEMPKMSGLEVCQWIRFADLNTQPYVILLTAKGEPERIRSAYRAGANDFLTKPFRMEDLRTRIAILAQKISRVQSMHRELSQMDPLECYRLDLALHTKPRPRL; from the coding sequence ATGATGATGACGAAGAAGCTGAGAGTACTGATTGCCGAACAAGAATCCGTATCAGGCAGCCTGCTGAAATCGTCCCTTGCCTATTGGGGCTGCGACGTGGTGTCCGCCAGCGATGGCCAGCAAGCTTGCTTGGCGCTTCAGACCGGGCCCTTTGATCTGTGCATTCTGGATTGGGAAATGCCCAAGATGAGCGGGCTGGAAGTCTGCCAGTGGATCCGGTTTGCCGATTTGAACACTCAGCCGTACGTAATTCTGCTCACCGCCAAGGGAGAGCCGGAGCGCATCCGGTCGGCTTATCGGGCCGGCGCCAATGACTTCCTGACCAAGCCTTTCCGCATGGAAGACCTGCGCACACGGATTGCAATCCTGGCGCAAAAAATCTCGCGCGTACAATCCATGCATCGCGAACTGAGCCAGATGGACCCGCTGGAATGCTACCGCCTGGACCTGGCATTACACACCAAGCCCCGTCCGCGTCTGTAA
- a CDS encoding RNB domain-containing ribonuclease: MNNTQVSHMDLQAAARQVMLDNGFEPDFPPAALQQLAQIKAAPPQVAAGADVRDLRSLLWSSIDNDTSRDLDQIEVAEKQPDGKVKVMIGIADVDAFVAQGTPLDLHAAKETTTVYTGVRNFAMLPEDLSTGATSLLEGGDKLGVVTEFLADSDGQLSGHSVYRALLRNKAQLTYNAVGAWLEDRGPAPPKVASSPELQAQLRLQDEIAQALKNERHRHGALNIDTAEVHPVVLNQEVVSLEQQEKNRATELIEDFMIAANGAVALMLEEKNVSSIRRVVKVPERWDRIVALAAQQGGKLPAQPDSKSLNDFLQTRKAADPDHFPDLSLAVIKLMGPGEYVLERPGEPSPGHFGLAVENYTHSTAPNRRFADVITQRLIKSVLAGRPGPYSDDDLSANARNCTEKEDAARKVERTMTKRIAAVSMSRRIGEVFDAIVTGTGDHGTFVRVLQPHVEGLLVHGQGVDVGDRLRVKLISADPQRGYIDFARA; this comes from the coding sequence ATGAACAACACCCAAGTCTCGCACATGGACCTTCAGGCCGCCGCCCGCCAGGTGATGCTGGACAATGGATTTGAGCCTGACTTCCCGCCGGCAGCGCTGCAACAGCTGGCGCAAATCAAAGCCGCGCCTCCGCAGGTGGCAGCCGGCGCGGACGTGCGCGATCTGCGCAGCCTGTTGTGGTCGTCCATTGATAATGACACTTCGCGCGATCTGGACCAGATTGAAGTGGCGGAGAAGCAGCCTGACGGCAAGGTGAAGGTGATGATCGGCATTGCCGATGTGGATGCCTTCGTCGCCCAGGGCACGCCGCTCGATCTGCACGCCGCCAAGGAAACCACCACGGTGTACACCGGCGTGCGCAACTTCGCCATGCTGCCGGAAGATCTTTCCACCGGAGCTACGTCATTGCTCGAAGGCGGCGACAAGCTGGGAGTGGTCACCGAATTTCTGGCCGACTCTGACGGGCAGCTCAGCGGCCACAGCGTGTATCGCGCTCTGCTGCGCAACAAGGCCCAGCTCACTTACAACGCCGTGGGAGCATGGCTGGAAGACCGCGGTCCGGCGCCACCCAAGGTGGCGAGTTCGCCCGAACTGCAGGCCCAGCTCCGGCTCCAGGACGAAATCGCCCAGGCCCTAAAAAACGAGCGGCACCGGCACGGCGCGCTGAACATTGACACCGCGGAAGTACACCCCGTGGTGCTGAACCAGGAAGTGGTCTCTCTGGAGCAGCAGGAGAAAAACCGCGCGACCGAGCTGATTGAAGATTTCATGATCGCCGCCAACGGCGCGGTGGCGCTGATGCTGGAAGAAAAGAACGTCTCGTCCATACGGCGGGTGGTCAAGGTGCCGGAGCGATGGGACCGCATCGTCGCGCTGGCGGCACAGCAAGGCGGGAAGCTGCCGGCGCAGCCGGACTCCAAGTCGCTCAACGATTTCTTGCAGACGCGCAAAGCGGCCGACCCCGACCATTTTCCTGATCTCTCGCTGGCGGTCATCAAGCTTATGGGTCCGGGCGAATACGTTCTGGAGCGGCCGGGCGAGCCTTCACCCGGCCATTTTGGACTGGCGGTGGAAAATTACACGCACTCCACGGCGCCGAATCGCCGCTTCGCCGATGTGATAACGCAGCGGCTGATCAAGTCCGTGCTGGCCGGCAGGCCGGGACCGTACTCCGATGACGATCTCTCCGCCAACGCGCGCAACTGCACGGAGAAAGAAGACGCCGCGCGCAAGGTGGAGAGGACCATGACCAAGCGCATCGCCGCCGTGAGCATGAGCCGCAGGATCGGTGAAGTGTTTGACGCCATTGTGACCGGCACAGGCGACCATGGGACTTTCGTCCGCGTGTTGCAGCCGCACGTGGAAGGACTGCTGGTCCACGGGCAAGGCGTGGATGTGGGTGACCGGCTGCGCGTGAAATTGATCAGCGCCGACCCCCAGCGCGGGTACATTGATTTTGCGCGGGCTTGA